In Leptolyngbya sp. SIO1E4, one DNA window encodes the following:
- the rplQ gene encoding 50S ribosomal protein L17: MRHGCRIPKLGKPADQRRALLRSLTTELIRNGRITTTKARAKAVRSEADRMITLAKDGSLDARRRALGYLYDKQLVHALFDAAAERYGDRNGGYTRILRTVSRRGDNAEMAIVELT, translated from the coding sequence ATGCGTCACGGTTGCCGGATTCCAAAGCTGGGTAAGCCCGCTGATCAGCGTCGTGCTTTGTTGCGATCGCTCACAACAGAGTTGATTCGCAACGGTCGGATCACGACGACAAAGGCACGGGCTAAAGCGGTGCGCTCTGAAGCGGATCGGATGATCACATTGGCGAAGGATGGCTCTTTGGATGCCCGCCGTCGCGCCCTAGGGTATTTGTATGACAAGCAACTCGTGCATGCCTTGTTTGATGCGGCAGCAGAGCGCTATGGCGATCGTAATGGCGGGTACACTCGTATCCTCCGAACCGTCAGCCGTCGCGGCGACAACGCTGAGATGGCTATCGTCGAGCTGACCTAA